A section of the Gloeobacter violaceus PCC 7421 genome encodes:
- a CDS encoding class I SAM-dependent methyltransferase: MNEARKTLKERITQGIQPFLRKLALRYPRFAYRAIETLMSNLKLSDYSPTEESRIADILIRRLQSSSSASSEGYRIASTLLQNLTVKDNFSEILRIINLLLSRATAADRQGEVRQVVEILLMYLKLAPLASAEILEIVEVCLRHPDSEHAQAAIIQVCLDNFKPTDASTAQIAAEVFSLSRTSLDYLKTAQVVPEDYHRAVQQLLDYLSSCHRARSTPKRLVDALPEHLEAVEISVSERYNAIQAVINQTPIDMDSLYIPYNIIDGILRKLNREPKRLALEGLSAFAYVDTNFYLDKVYTRTKRSLMEDTFWRYGPEYIRIVAQNVCTTLLKYTSIVGKSYCEMGCGVHHPFGVSAAMYINGTVDNVAVDISEADIGRAAEAIYELLTDVLARPSDWHWSGIERSAFLERIYHFELAALKRGDLAAGLSKVALRHAVMDIQQPTVPQKSIQLMSSWAVLEHFLDFPMAARQMFALMAEGGIAFHLIDLRDHRVYSEPHRYHEWSMLAEDETWTDGLVNRLRAQEFKVCFEQAGFEILELECVKQDLPDGFEGQVQGRFAQMSLEELRTVTVTCVLKKPVLSKDLGLQWQEQPEKAWIN, translated from the coding sequence ATGAACGAAGCCCGAAAAACGCTGAAAGAGCGGATAACCCAAGGCATTCAACCGTTTCTGAGAAAGCTTGCGTTGCGCTATCCTCGTTTTGCTTACAGAGCGATCGAGACGCTGATGAGCAACCTCAAACTCAGCGATTACTCGCCTACCGAAGAATCGAGGATCGCCGACATTTTAATACGGCGCTTGCAAAGCTCAAGCTCTGCGAGCAGCGAGGGATACAGAATAGCTTCAACGCTGCTGCAAAATTTGACCGTTAAAGATAACTTTTCTGAGATTCTGAGAATCATCAATCTACTTTTAAGTCGGGCAACAGCGGCCGATCGCCAGGGTGAGGTTCGGCAGGTGGTTGAGATTTTACTGATGTATTTGAAACTGGCCCCGCTCGCCTCAGCAGAAATTCTCGAGATTGTTGAAGTATGCTTGCGCCACCCGGACTCTGAACATGCTCAAGCGGCAATTATTCAGGTTTGTTTAGACAACTTCAAGCCGACCGACGCATCCACAGCACAAATTGCAGCGGAAGTCTTTAGCCTGTCCAGGACCAGCCTAGATTATCTAAAAACAGCACAAGTAGTGCCGGAGGACTATCACAGAGCCGTCCAACAGTTGCTGGATTATTTGTCGAGTTGCCACCGAGCTCGGTCGACTCCCAAAAGACTCGTTGATGCTCTTCCCGAACACCTGGAGGCGGTTGAAATTTCTGTATCAGAGCGCTACAACGCTATTCAAGCAGTTATCAATCAAACGCCAATTGATATGGATTCACTTTACATTCCTTACAACATAATTGACGGCATTCTCCGTAAATTAAACCGTGAGCCCAAGCGCCTAGCACTCGAAGGCTTGTCTGCTTTTGCCTACGTCGATACAAACTTTTATCTAGACAAGGTGTATACCCGGACCAAACGCAGCCTGATGGAGGATACATTCTGGCGTTACGGTCCAGAATATATCCGGATCGTCGCCCAAAATGTGTGCACTACATTGCTGAAGTATACCTCTATTGTCGGCAAATCTTATTGTGAAATGGGCTGTGGCGTGCACCATCCCTTCGGTGTTTCGGCTGCGATGTACATCAATGGCACGGTTGACAATGTTGCAGTAGATATTTCTGAAGCAGACATAGGTCGAGCGGCCGAGGCGATCTACGAATTGCTCACCGATGTTCTGGCACGGCCTTCGGACTGGCACTGGTCCGGTATCGAACGCTCCGCATTTCTGGAGCGGATCTACCACTTTGAACTGGCTGCGTTGAAGCGGGGCGACCTGGCTGCCGGCCTGTCGAAAGTAGCACTCCGGCATGCCGTTATGGATATCCAACAGCCGACTGTGCCGCAGAAAAGCATTCAACTGATGTCCTCTTGGGCTGTGCTCGAACATTTTCTGGACTTTCCCATGGCTGCAAGGCAAATGTTCGCGCTCATGGCCGAAGGGGGTATCGCTTTTCACTTGATCGACCTCAGGGACCACCGCGTATACTCCGAGCCGCATCGGTACCACGAATGGTCGATGCTGGCGGAAGATGAAACCTGGACGGACGGTCTGGTCAATAGACTGAGGGCACAGGAGTTCAAAGTGTGCTTTGAGCAGGCGGGTTTCGAAATTCTTGAGCTTGAATGTGTAAAGCAAGACTTGCCCGACGGCTTCGAGGGCCAAGTGCAGGGCCGCTTCGCACAAATGTCCCTGGAAGAATTGCGGACTGTGACGGTTACCTGTGTGCTCAAAAAGCCTGTACTCTCCAAAGACCTGGGCTTACAATGGCAGGAACAGCCAGAAAAAGCATGGATAAATTGA
- a CDS encoding class I SAM-dependent methyltransferase, translating into MTEQLDQELALGQIEHMVRYAFVAPFALGKKVLDIASGSGYGSQYLALQGATEVVAVEIDSEAIKYAQKHHSHPAVRFVQSDAHAVPQLENAAFDVIVSFETIEHLLRPRDFLLELRRLLKPGGQLFLSCPNDYRDSPWISEFHLHKFKFQQFRDLVINVFGETVFLGQHNVLASCLLKPVQSKSCFSQFDSYRSPLPESGLGIQYIDRLSPIEGSEGYLAVVGVEPELIENHISVSQDAYEVVVKSQHYSSTENSRLRSDIQATGHRLLNLQEQFQVEKDTWKTHLQTARTELEDFQAGLRKTQAALEQTQAVLEQTQANLKQVQTELRQTRATVDSMKSSKFWKLRRRWFQLKQALGFADSDG; encoded by the coding sequence ATGACCGAGCAACTGGACCAGGAACTCGCTCTTGGTCAGATAGAGCATATGGTGCGTTACGCTTTTGTGGCGCCATTTGCTTTGGGAAAAAAGGTGCTCGACATCGCCAGCGGCAGTGGCTACGGCTCGCAATATCTAGCACTGCAGGGAGCAACCGAGGTTGTGGCGGTTGAGATCGACAGCGAGGCAATCAAGTATGCCCAAAAGCACCATAGCCATCCGGCCGTCCGCTTCGTGCAGTCCGATGCGCACGCGGTTCCCCAGTTGGAGAACGCCGCCTTCGATGTGATTGTTTCTTTTGAGACAATTGAACATCTGCTGCGGCCAAGAGACTTTCTTCTGGAACTGCGCCGACTGCTCAAGCCCGGTGGCCAACTGTTTCTTTCCTGCCCAAATGACTACCGTGATTCTCCTTGGATTAGCGAATTTCATCTTCACAAGTTTAAGTTTCAGCAGTTTCGCGATCTCGTGATCAACGTTTTTGGAGAAACGGTATTTTTGGGACAACACAATGTTTTAGCCAGTTGCTTGCTCAAGCCGGTTCAATCTAAAAGTTGTTTTTCTCAGTTCGACTCCTACCGTTCTCCTTTGCCTGAGAGTGGCCTGGGAATCCAGTATATCGACCGGCTCTCACCCATCGAGGGATCTGAAGGATATTTGGCCGTGGTTGGCGTCGAGCCGGAGCTAATCGAGAATCATATCAGTGTTTCACAAGATGCTTACGAAGTCGTCGTTAAAAGTCAGCACTATTCGAGCACCGAAAATAGCAGATTGAGATCCGATATTCAGGCGACTGGCCACCGGCTTCTCAACCTACAAGAACAGTTCCAGGTCGAAAAAGATACTTGGAAAACACACCTGCAAACAGCCCGGACGGAGTTGGAAGATTTCCAGGCCGGACTGCGGAAGACCCAGGCCGCATTGGAACAAACCCAGGCTGTCCTGGAGCAAACCCAAGCTAATTTGAAACAAGTCCAGACTGAACTTCGGCAGACTCGGGCAACTGTAGACAGCATGAAAAGCAGTAAGTTCTGGAAGCTGCGCCGTCGCTGGTTTCAGCTGAAGCAGGCTTTGGGATTTGCCGACTCCGATGGATGA
- a CDS encoding glycosyltransferase family 4 protein has product MKICIVTPFALSNSHGTGVQLLRLFAFEDYTHLYWSSASGFSETDKSLLLEEQFDWWPLSRGKGRLEQVMGLLGMSSVWRHNELISAKYRRLLERDYRCDVAHVVAIDETSARKAVSLLGVLGCPYVVHIMDLMHPRGLDPAAMTGFGRLFAGASRVLALSENIRREVRKFPSPPCEIFPIVRSLGRAVQSPPQSGGPLRIAMVGSLYYTEGLKCLAAAWDELSRRYPRLELVYAGPEAQIRNYLPARLKEVLVYRGYVPNEKVESILLECHLAYLPGPCWPAEKDKYSKYSIPSRLTDYLMAGLPIVAYLADGSATEQFLNPLMPEAVRRAMHPAALIEAVTHYADQPAVWRAASGTAHAFAAGQCTVEGVHAVLADRLQQAAGLPRPGSRVQVSGNSDG; this is encoded by the coding sequence ATGAAGATCTGTATCGTCACACCCTTTGCCCTTTCCAACAGCCACGGAACCGGCGTTCAACTACTCAGATTGTTCGCCTTTGAAGATTACACCCACCTTTACTGGTCCTCTGCCTCGGGGTTTAGCGAGACGGATAAGTCTTTGCTGCTCGAAGAACAATTCGACTGGTGGCCCCTCTCGCGCGGCAAGGGCCGGCTTGAGCAGGTGATGGGGCTTTTGGGGATGAGTTCGGTCTGGCGTCATAACGAACTAATCAGCGCCAAGTACCGGCGGTTGCTTGAGCGGGACTACCGCTGCGACGTCGCCCACGTCGTGGCCATCGACGAGACGAGCGCGCGCAAAGCCGTTTCGCTGCTGGGCGTACTGGGTTGCCCCTACGTCGTGCATATCATGGACCTGATGCACCCGCGCGGCCTCGACCCCGCTGCGATGACGGGCTTTGGACGCCTGTTCGCCGGGGCGAGCCGGGTGCTGGCCCTCAGCGAAAATATTCGCCGGGAGGTGCGCAAGTTCCCCAGTCCTCCCTGCGAGATTTTTCCGATTGTGCGCAGCCTCGGCCGAGCGGTGCAAAGCCCGCCCCAATCCGGCGGGCCGCTGCGCATCGCCATGGTCGGTTCGCTCTACTACACTGAGGGCCTCAAGTGCCTGGCGGCGGCCTGGGACGAGTTGTCCCGGCGCTATCCACGACTGGAACTGGTCTACGCCGGCCCCGAGGCGCAGATCCGCAACTACCTGCCCGCCCGCCTCAAGGAGGTCTTGGTCTACCGCGGCTACGTGCCCAACGAAAAGGTCGAATCGATCCTGCTCGAGTGTCACCTCGCCTACCTGCCCGGTCCCTGCTGGCCCGCCGAAAAGGACAAATACAGCAAATACTCGATTCCTTCGCGCCTGACCGACTACCTGATGGCGGGCTTGCCGATCGTGGCCTACCTGGCGGACGGTTCGGCCACCGAGCAGTTTCTCAACCCGCTGATGCCCGAGGCGGTGCGCCGGGCGATGCACCCGGCCGCCCTGATTGAAGCGGTGACCCACTACGCGGATCAGCCCGCGGTGTGGCGCGCCGCGAGCGGCACCGCCCACGCCTTTGCCGCCGGTCAGTGCACCGTCGAAGGGGTGCACGCGGTGCTGGCGGACCGCCTGCAGCAGGCGGCCGGATTGCCGCGGCCGGGTTCGCGTGTCCAGGTGTCGGGGAACTCCGATGGCTGA
- a CDS encoding FkbM family methyltransferase, whose translation MTASDPLSRFVELTGETATARERLRELLGSQMVLPEDPPPEQLRALITRDLALLRAADVVITGNEVNERHGTGVLVRRIFAGCPNILSVRSRNDYGGEHAFGAVSTLIAHRDARRHLVFYNVIQALRGSTAGRVVCIPYYASDALTAIAIKELFGVPLCTYIMDDHTLYGDGIPDGLMSELLAKSSLRLAISPEMRAAYVQRYGLKFWVLPPVVEPGRVRTRPELPEASVLGSKTGVLIGNIWGEHWLERLRRTVAGSGLKLDWFASLPPWRNLSATELERDGLRLRGFVPEQELAPQLSNYPFAVLPSGTLDADDDQQAIARLSLPTRVLFLMAASGIPILVLGSRRTAAAGFVLRTGIGEVADYEAASFRRAAERLCDPATQRAVRERAAAAAPAFAARDVGAWLFESLERGEPADDRFERALPSAPEDLTPYIGPAVPEGVQLELRAAFEALRRLGSRFVPDFVLDVGGSSGIWSHTMQPLFPKARFVLVEPLLDEYVRAGRDRHIKAHPEFEWVKAAAAEREGQTTLLVDGALYGSSLLDAGEQQTRRTVAVTTLDAVARAKQLTGRGLVKLDVQGAEHLVLEGATELLRRVDALVIETSLEAGAAGGKALGEMLQIVAQLGFAYADDAGEWRAPADGRLLQKDILFLRKAPPARPSTDGRN comes from the coding sequence ATGACTGCATCGGACCCGCTCAGTAGATTTGTCGAACTCACCGGCGAGACGGCGACGGCGCGCGAGCGCCTGCGCGAACTGTTGGGCAGCCAGATGGTGCTGCCGGAAGATCCGCCCCCCGAGCAGTTGCGCGCCCTCATCACCCGCGATCTGGCGCTGTTGCGCGCGGCCGATGTGGTGATCACCGGCAACGAAGTCAACGAGCGCCACGGCACCGGAGTGCTGGTGCGGCGCATCTTCGCCGGCTGCCCGAATATCCTCTCGGTGCGCTCGCGCAACGACTACGGCGGCGAGCACGCATTCGGGGCGGTCAGCACCCTGATCGCCCACAGAGACGCCCGCCGCCATCTGGTGTTCTACAACGTCATCCAGGCCCTGCGCGGCAGTACCGCCGGCCGGGTGGTGTGCATTCCCTACTACGCGAGCGACGCGCTCACCGCCATCGCCATCAAAGAGTTGTTCGGCGTGCCGCTTTGCACCTACATCATGGACGACCACACCCTCTACGGCGACGGCATCCCCGACGGGTTGATGTCGGAGTTGCTCGCCAAGTCGTCTTTGCGCCTGGCTATCTCCCCCGAGATGCGCGCCGCCTACGTCCAGCGCTACGGCCTCAAGTTCTGGGTACTGCCGCCGGTGGTGGAGCCGGGCCGGGTGCGCACCCGGCCGGAACTGCCCGAGGCGAGCGTCCTGGGCTCAAAGACCGGTGTGCTCATCGGCAACATCTGGGGCGAGCACTGGCTGGAGCGGCTGCGGCGGACGGTGGCAGGCTCCGGGCTCAAGCTCGACTGGTTTGCGAGTCTGCCCCCGTGGCGCAACCTGAGTGCGACCGAACTGGAGCGCGACGGACTGCGCTTGCGCGGCTTCGTGCCGGAACAAGAACTGGCGCCGCAACTGTCCAACTACCCGTTCGCGGTGCTGCCCTCGGGCACCCTCGATGCGGATGACGACCAGCAGGCGATTGCCCGGTTGAGCTTGCCTACGCGGGTGCTGTTTTTGATGGCCGCCTCCGGGATTCCGATTCTGGTGCTGGGCAGCCGCCGCACCGCGGCGGCGGGCTTCGTGCTGCGCACCGGTATCGGAGAGGTGGCCGACTATGAGGCGGCGAGTTTTCGCCGCGCCGCCGAGCGGTTGTGCGACCCCGCCACCCAGCGCGCCGTGCGCGAGCGGGCCGCCGCCGCCGCCCCCGCCTTTGCCGCCCGGGATGTCGGCGCGTGGCTGTTCGAGTCGCTCGAGCGCGGCGAACCCGCCGACGATCGCTTCGAGCGCGCCCTGCCCAGCGCTCCCGAGGACCTGACGCCTTATATCGGGCCGGCGGTGCCCGAGGGGGTGCAACTGGAGCTGCGCGCCGCCTTCGAAGCGCTGCGCCGCCTCGGATCGCGCTTTGTGCCCGATTTTGTCCTGGACGTGGGCGGTTCCTCGGGGATCTGGTCCCACACCATGCAGCCGCTGTTTCCGAAGGCGCGCTTCGTGCTGGTGGAGCCGCTTTTGGACGAGTACGTCCGGGCCGGGCGCGATCGGCACATCAAAGCCCACCCCGAATTTGAATGGGTCAAAGCCGCCGCGGCCGAGCGGGAGGGCCAGACGACCCTGCTGGTGGACGGTGCGCTTTACGGCAGCTCGCTTTTGGATGCAGGGGAGCAGCAGACCCGCCGCACCGTTGCGGTCACGACCCTCGATGCCGTCGCCCGCGCCAAGCAACTCACCGGCCGCGGCCTGGTGAAGCTTGATGTGCAAGGGGCCGAGCACCTGGTGCTGGAGGGGGCGACCGAACTGCTCCGGCGGGTGGACGCCCTGGTAATCGAAACTTCGCTCGAAGCGGGGGCCGCGGGCGGCAAGGCCCTGGGCGAGATGCTGCAAATCGTCGCGCAGTTGGGGTTCGCCTACGCCGACGACGCTGGGGAGTGGCGCGCGCCCGCGGACGGCCGGTTGCTGCAAAAAGATATTCTCTTCCTCAGAAAAGCACCGCCCGCCCGTCCATCCACCGATGGGAGGAACTGA
- a CDS encoding GumC family protein, with translation MGLREYLRILNRHWPYAAGTALAVVTVVTVWTFALPPVWEAQGRLLFKQKDTAIDNPTAVGLRGALGQMGSVAYGNPLDTQAEILQSRPVAAGVIRDLQLGDPRRPGELLATTDFLRALKVEALRRTDLLVIKYRDRDPAVATRVVNTLARHYIDLNMQQNRAEAASTRGFVEAQLPAMEQRLRASERKLRSFKEQYGSVALAEEQQAAVRLLSEFRSQQAQADVALSEAGARVRAIDARMGGLSEPEALVAGALSGSDGMRDLRKTLLEIESKLAVARAQYQDSYPEVEQLIKRRGALRALLASEADRLLGRRGLPDSLLDANLGTGRTEPAAVPDDLPRLDAVRQQLLKDLIAARVEELAARTRTEALARVSAEYDARVAALPRLEESQRRLARQVEADQEAYRLLQKKFYEYRILEAQNIGNATLIEPAEVPEIPAWPKPLLNLAAGGVLALILAALAAYTREFFDDSLRSVEEARGLLGTSLLGSVPRWNAQSVRGPLMALRDPLSPVSEAYRSIRTHLKFLSSERGLRAFVLTSASPQEGKSTTAANLAAVSAQAGARVLLVDGDLRKPRQHALWDLDNRQGLSTLLVGEADWQTAVRPTPQPGLVVLTAGPPPPNPVVLLESRRLGELLGLWSEQFDLVIFDAPPLTAASDALVLGALGGGLVLVVRPGVTNKRVLAKVRDSLKRPGIELLGHIVNGTIAANEGHDEYYYYNRYGADPVPGQPEAAAHTNGNGTARRWFQSLSTRRSSKPRS, from the coding sequence GTGGGACTGCGCGAGTACTTGCGGATTTTGAACCGCCACTGGCCCTACGCCGCGGGGACGGCCCTGGCGGTGGTGACGGTTGTTACCGTCTGGACTTTTGCGCTGCCACCGGTCTGGGAAGCCCAGGGCCGTTTATTGTTCAAACAGAAAGACACGGCGATTGACAACCCTACGGCCGTGGGCTTGCGCGGTGCTCTTGGACAGATGGGCTCGGTCGCCTACGGCAATCCCCTCGACACCCAGGCGGAGATCCTCCAATCGCGGCCGGTGGCAGCCGGGGTGATCCGCGATCTGCAACTGGGCGATCCGCGTCGGCCGGGGGAGTTGCTCGCCACCACCGACTTTTTGCGCGCCCTCAAAGTGGAGGCATTGCGCCGCACCGACTTATTGGTCATCAAATACCGCGACCGCGACCCGGCGGTGGCGACAAGGGTGGTCAACACCCTCGCCCGCCATTACATCGACCTCAACATGCAGCAAAATCGGGCGGAGGCCGCCTCGACCCGCGGCTTCGTCGAAGCGCAGCTGCCGGCGATGGAGCAGCGCCTGCGCGCCTCGGAGCGCAAACTGCGTTCTTTCAAAGAACAGTACGGCAGCGTCGCCCTCGCCGAGGAGCAGCAGGCGGCGGTGCGTCTTTTGTCCGAATTTAGAAGCCAGCAGGCCCAGGCCGATGTCGCCCTTTCGGAGGCCGGGGCGCGGGTGCGGGCGATCGACGCCCGTATGGGCGGTCTTTCTGAACCAGAGGCGCTCGTGGCCGGCGCCCTGAGCGGCAGCGACGGGATGCGCGATTTGCGCAAGACCTTGCTTGAGATCGAATCGAAGCTGGCGGTGGCCCGCGCCCAGTACCAGGACAGCTATCCCGAAGTCGAGCAACTTATCAAGCGGCGGGGTGCCTTGCGGGCGCTGCTGGCGAGCGAGGCGGACCGGCTTTTGGGCCGCCGGGGACTGCCCGATTCGCTGCTCGATGCGAATCTGGGGACCGGGAGGACCGAGCCAGCGGCGGTCCCCGACGATCTGCCGCGCCTCGACGCGGTGCGCCAGCAACTGCTCAAAGATCTGATCGCCGCCCGGGTCGAAGAACTGGCCGCCCGCACCCGCACCGAGGCGCTCGCCCGGGTGAGTGCCGAGTACGACGCGCGGGTGGCCGCTTTGCCCCGGCTGGAGGAGTCCCAGCGCCGGCTGGCCCGGCAGGTGGAGGCCGACCAGGAAGCCTACCGGCTACTTCAGAAAAAATTCTACGAATACCGGATTCTCGAAGCGCAGAACATCGGCAACGCCACGCTCATCGAACCGGCCGAGGTGCCGGAGATACCAGCCTGGCCGAAGCCGCTGCTCAATCTGGCTGCGGGCGGAGTGCTCGCCCTGATTCTCGCAGCGCTAGCCGCCTACACGCGCGAATTTTTTGACGACTCGCTGCGCAGCGTCGAGGAAGCGCGGGGGCTTCTGGGCACATCGCTTCTGGGAAGCGTGCCGCGCTGGAACGCCCAGAGCGTCCGGGGTCCGCTCATGGCGCTTCGCGACCCGCTCTCGCCGGTGAGCGAGGCCTACCGTTCGATCCGCACCCACCTCAAATTTTTAAGTAGCGAGCGGGGTCTGCGCGCCTTCGTGCTCACCAGCGCCAGCCCCCAGGAGGGAAAATCGACCACCGCCGCCAATCTTGCGGCGGTGAGCGCCCAGGCAGGGGCGCGGGTGTTGCTGGTGGACGGCGACCTGCGCAAACCCCGCCAGCACGCCCTCTGGGATCTCGACAACCGCCAGGGGCTCTCGACGCTGCTGGTGGGTGAAGCCGACTGGCAAACGGCAGTCCGCCCCACCCCCCAACCCGGTCTCGTGGTGCTCACCGCCGGACCGCCACCGCCCAACCCGGTAGTCCTGCTCGAATCGAGGCGATTGGGCGAACTGCTTGGCCTGTGGAGCGAGCAGTTCGACCTCGTCATCTTCGACGCCCCGCCGCTCACCGCCGCCTCCGATGCACTGGTACTGGGGGCGCTCGGTGGCGGACTGGTGCTGGTGGTGCGTCCCGGCGTCACCAACAAGCGCGTGCTCGCCAAGGTGCGCGACAGCCTCAAGCGGCCCGGCATCGAGCTGTTGGGTCATATCGTCAATGGCACAATCGCCGCCAACGAAGGCCACGACGAGTACTACTACTACAACCGCTACGGGGCCGACCCCGTCCCAGGGCAGCCCGAAGCTGCGGCCCACACCAACGGCAACGGCACCGCCCGCCGTTGGTTCCAATCCCTCTCCACCCGGCGCTCCAGCAAGCCCCGCTCCTGA
- a CDS encoding glycosyltransferase family 4 protein: MSAIAVNGRFLHKARICGVERYGREVVARLPEYVPLNVRQPAHGTLAYHHLWEQAILPSHLGKGTLLFNPCNLAPLCHPANVITLHDAIPLAYPQFYRPAFRLYYRALIPTLARRAVHVITVSEYSRRQITRFTGISEKKITVIPNGVSHRFHPALRSPGSELCARYGIVRPYILYTGSLEPRKNVVALLKAFAFAREHLGLEGYELLVAGSGHPIFAAAGLGASPWPDVRFLGYVDDADLPFLYANAELFVYPSLCEGFGLPPLEAMAAGVVALVSQGSALEEMTTEPELRFAAHDYRGLAEKICYILERPSLRLAYSRKGLERARQFSWQRTAERTAQVLAAYG; encoded by the coding sequence ATGTCTGCCATCGCCGTCAACGGCCGGTTCCTGCACAAAGCGCGCATCTGTGGCGTCGAGCGCTACGGCCGGGAGGTGGTTGCCCGGCTGCCGGAGTACGTGCCGCTCAACGTCCGGCAGCCGGCCCATGGTACGCTCGCCTACCACCACCTCTGGGAGCAGGCGATTTTGCCCTCGCACCTGGGTAAGGGCACGCTGCTGTTCAATCCCTGCAACCTGGCACCGCTGTGCCATCCGGCCAATGTGATCACGCTGCACGACGCGATTCCTCTGGCCTACCCCCAGTTCTACCGACCGGCTTTCAGGCTGTACTACCGGGCGCTCATACCGACACTGGCGCGCCGGGCCGTCCATGTGATCACCGTCTCCGAGTACTCCCGGCGGCAGATTACCCGCTTCACAGGCATCAGCGAAAAAAAAATTACCGTGATCCCCAACGGTGTCAGCCACCGCTTCCACCCCGCCCTGCGCTCACCGGGTTCGGAGCTGTGCGCACGATACGGTATCGTGCGCCCCTACATCCTCTACACCGGGTCGCTCGAACCGCGCAAAAACGTCGTTGCCCTGCTCAAAGCTTTTGCCTTTGCCCGCGAACACCTGGGCCTGGAGGGCTACGAACTGCTGGTGGCAGGTAGCGGTCACCCGATCTTCGCTGCTGCCGGGTTGGGGGCTTCCCCCTGGCCGGACGTGCGATTTTTGGGCTACGTCGACGACGCCGACCTGCCGTTCCTCTACGCCAACGCCGAATTGTTCGTTTATCCGTCGCTGTGCGAAGGATTCGGGTTGCCACCTTTGGAGGCAATGGCGGCCGGGGTGGTAGCCCTGGTCTCCCAGGGATCGGCCCTGGAGGAAATGACCACCGAGCCGGAGTTGCGCTTTGCAGCGCACGATTACCGTGGCCTGGCTGAGAAAATTTGCTATATCCTGGAGCGCCCCTCCCTCAGACTCGCTTACAGCCGCAAGGGCCTGGAGCGGGCACGCCAGTTCAGCTGGCAGCGGACGGCCGAGCGCACAGCCCAGGTGCTGGCAGCCTACGGCTAA
- a CDS encoding cofactor assembly of complex C subunit B, giving the protein MSSVLLRNLPIAVGLLGGSLVVLNRLLGTANLAPEQTRSDALGLAMAAVLVLVGLFWQQVQPVPPEEVQLVGQPVDERSERLAYAEAALMLIRRLLLEHTRARVLLVWWQGETAMRAGVFEGPSPFKAGPIVERVLRTGQPVYLVDLRLFPGRIEFAYLPSNLQAVVCQPLGNRGVLLVGSAAPRSFSEQELAWIETLAQFLDERLRAAG; this is encoded by the coding sequence ATGTCGTCGGTGCTGCTGCGCAATCTGCCCATCGCCGTGGGCCTCCTGGGGGGCAGTCTGGTGGTGCTCAACCGGCTGTTGGGTACCGCGAACCTCGCCCCCGAGCAGACCCGCTCCGACGCACTGGGGCTTGCCATGGCGGCGGTGCTGGTGCTGGTGGGGCTTTTTTGGCAGCAGGTCCAGCCGGTGCCCCCGGAGGAAGTGCAACTGGTGGGTCAGCCTGTCGATGAGCGGTCGGAGCGCCTGGCCTATGCGGAAGCGGCACTGATGCTGATTCGGCGGTTGCTGCTGGAACACACCCGCGCCCGGGTGCTGCTCGTGTGGTGGCAGGGGGAGACGGCAATGCGCGCGGGCGTCTTTGAAGGACCATCCCCCTTCAAAGCCGGACCGATCGTCGAGCGGGTGCTGCGCACCGGCCAGCCGGTCTATCTGGTCGATTTGCGGCTGTTTCCGGGGCGGATCGAATTTGCGTATTTGCCTTCGAACCTGCAGGCGGTCGTCTGCCAACCGCTCGGCAATCGGGGCGTGTTGCTGGTGGGAAGTGCGGCACCCCGCAGTTTCTCCGAGCAGGAACTGGCCTGGATAGAAACCCTTGCGCAATTTCTCGATGAGCGATTGCGCGCAGCCGGATGA
- the hisF gene encoding imidazole glycerol phosphate synthase subunit HisF has protein sequence MLAKRIVPCLDVKAGRVVKGVNFVGLRDAGDPVELAKLYNDQGADELVFLDIAATHEERAILIDVVYRTAEQVFIPLTVGGGIGDLDTIQALLDAGADKVSINSAAVRDPELIARAGERFGAQCIVLAIDARARAGGAGWEVYVRGGRTPTGLDAVAWAVEGERRGAGEILLTSMDADGTRAGYDLALTRAVAEAVQLPVIASGGAGNCEHIRTALTEGAAQAALLASLLHYGELTVEQIKAHLAAHGVPVRRG, from the coding sequence ATGCTGGCAAAACGCATCGTTCCCTGCCTCGACGTCAAGGCGGGCAGGGTGGTCAAGGGGGTCAACTTCGTCGGGCTGCGCGACGCGGGCGACCCGGTGGAACTGGCGAAGCTCTACAACGACCAGGGCGCAGACGAACTGGTGTTCCTGGATATTGCCGCCACCCACGAAGAGCGGGCAATCCTCATCGACGTGGTCTACCGGACCGCCGAGCAGGTGTTCATCCCCCTGACCGTGGGCGGCGGCATCGGCGATCTGGACACGATTCAGGCCTTGCTCGACGCCGGGGCCGACAAAGTGAGCATCAATTCCGCCGCCGTGCGCGACCCCGAACTGATTGCGCGCGCCGGCGAGCGCTTTGGTGCGCAGTGCATCGTGCTTGCCATCGACGCGCGCGCCCGCGCAGGCGGCGCGGGCTGGGAGGTCTACGTGCGCGGCGGCCGTACCCCCACCGGCCTCGACGCGGTGGCCTGGGCCGTCGAGGGCGAGCGGCGGGGGGCGGGGGAGATTTTGCTCACCAGCATGGACGCGGACGGCACCCGGGCCGGTTACGACCTGGCCCTCACCCGGGCGGTGGCCGAGGCGGTGCAGCTGCCGGTGATCGCCTCGGGGGGGGCGGGCAACTGCGAACACATCCGCACCGCCCTCACCGAGGGGGCGGCGCAGGCGGCATTGCTCGCTTCGCTGTTGCACTACGGCGAACTCACCGTGGAGCAGATCAAAGCGCACCTCGCCGCGCACGGCGTGCCCGTGCGACGGGGTTGA